Proteins from a single region of Urocitellus parryii isolate mUroPar1 chromosome 4, mUroPar1.hap1, whole genome shotgun sequence:
- the LOC144254464 gene encoding olfactory receptor 4C16-like, whose product MHLNNNVTEFILLGLTQDPVRKKIVFVIFLFFFLGTLLGNLLIIITIKTSQALDSPMYFFLFYLSLSDTCLSTSIAPRVMVDALSKRTTISFSECIIQVFSCHYFGCLEIFILILMAVDRYVAICKPLHYMTIMSRRVCSVLVAVAWVGSCVHSSAQIFLALRLPYCGPNEIDHYFCDLEPLLKLACTDIYVTNLLLVSNSGAICTVSFVVLMFSYVIILHSLRHHSAEGRRKALSTCISHITVVILFFGPCIFIYTRPATTFPMDKMIAVFYTIGTPLLNPLIYTLRNADVKNAMRKLWSKKLVSDDMR is encoded by the coding sequence ATGCACCTGAACAATAATGTGACAGAGTTCATTCTGCTTGGTTTGACACAGGACCCTGTTAGGAAGAAAATagtgtttgtaatttttttatttttcttcttggggACATTGCTGGGTAACTTGCTGATTATTATCACCATCAAGACCAGTCAGGCACTTGACAGTCCAatgtacttcttccttttctatttatccTTATCTGACACCTGCTTATCTACTTCCATAGCCCCTAGAGTGATGGTGGATGCCCTTTCAAAAAGGACCACTATTTCTTTCAGTGAGTGTATAATCCAAGTTTTTTCATGTCATTACTTTGGCTGCCTGGAGAtcttcatcctcatcctcatggccgttgaccgctatgtggccatctgtaagcCCCTGCACTACATGACCATCATGAGCCGCCGggtctgcagtgtgttggtggcTGTGGCCTGGGTGGGGTCCTGTGTTCATTCTTCAGCTCAGATTTTTCTTGCATTGCGTTTGCCTTACTGTGGTCCCAATGAGATCGACCACTACTTCTGTGACTTGGAACCCTTGTTGAAGCTCGCCTGCACAGACATATATGTGACCAACCTCCTCCTGGTGTCCAACAGTGGGGCCATTTGTACAGTGAGTTTTGTCGTGCTCATGTTCTCCTATGTCATCATCTTGCATTCGCTGAGACACCACAGtgcagaagggaggagaaaggccCTGTCCACCTGTATCTCCCACATCACTGTGGTCATCTTGTTCTTTGGACCttgcatatttatatacacaaGACCTGCAACCACCTTCCCCATGGATAAGATGATAGCCGTATTTTACACCATCGGAACACCATTGCTCAACCCTCTAATTTACACACTGAGGAATGCAGATGTGAAAAATGCCATGAGGAAATTGTGGAGCAAGAAATTGGTCTCAGATGACATGAGATGA